A DNA window from Allokutzneria albata contains the following coding sequences:
- a CDS encoding NAD(P)H-binding protein: protein MTILVTGATGNVGRNVVEMLLAEGASVRATSRSPERAGLPEGVDVRAADLARPETLAEALSEVDNVYLFPEPDAVGGFVELAEAAGVRRVVVLSSLSAKESDADQDVIGRRHVLVERAVEASTMDWTFVRPGAFAANTLQWAHSIRAEGVVRAPYADAQVAPVHEKDIAAVAVRALLDDGHAGKAYELTGPESITQRRQVELIAQAIGRPVRFEEQTPEQARELMSRWAPSGVIDSLLGYLGDSVGKTAEIFDITEKITGKPARTFAGWAAEHARDFG, encoded by the coding sequence ATGACGATTCTGGTTACCGGAGCCACTGGCAACGTCGGTCGCAACGTGGTGGAGATGCTGCTGGCGGAGGGCGCGTCGGTGCGCGCCACCAGTCGCAGCCCGGAGCGGGCGGGGCTGCCCGAGGGAGTCGACGTGCGCGCGGCGGACCTGGCGCGGCCGGAGACCCTCGCGGAAGCACTGTCCGAAGTGGACAATGTGTACCTGTTCCCCGAGCCGGACGCGGTCGGTGGGTTCGTCGAGCTCGCCGAGGCCGCGGGGGTGCGGCGCGTGGTCGTGCTGTCGTCGTTGTCCGCCAAGGAAAGTGATGCCGACCAGGACGTGATCGGCAGGCGGCACGTCCTGGTCGAGCGCGCCGTCGAAGCGTCCACTATGGACTGGACGTTCGTGCGGCCGGGCGCGTTCGCGGCGAACACCCTGCAGTGGGCGCACAGCATCCGGGCCGAGGGCGTCGTGCGGGCTCCGTACGCGGACGCCCAGGTGGCGCCGGTGCACGAGAAGGACATCGCCGCCGTGGCGGTCCGCGCCCTGCTCGACGACGGGCACGCGGGCAAGGCGTACGAGCTGACCGGTCCCGAGTCGATCACGCAGCGGAGGCAGGTCGAGCTCATCGCGCAGGCCATCGGGCGGCCGGTGCGCTTCGAGGAGCAGACCCCCGAGCAGGCGCGCGAGCTGATGTCGCGGTGGGCGCCGAGCGGAGTGATCGACTCGCTGCTGGGCTACCTCGGTGACTCCGTCGGGAAGACCGCCGAGATCTTCGACATCACCGAGAAGATCACCGGAAAGCCCGCACGCACATTTGCCGGGTGGGCGGCCGAGCACGCCCGCGATTTCGGGTAA
- the rsmI gene encoding 16S rRNA (cytidine(1402)-2'-O)-methyltransferase, giving the protein MQVESGSGRLVLAATPLGDSRDASPRLVAALAESEVIAAEDTRRTRSLAAALDVQPAGKVVSFYDAVENTRLPMLLDALRSGSTVLLVTDAGMPSVSDPGYRLVAACAAEGITVTCLPGPSAVTTALAVSGLPCERFCFEGFPPRKTGDRRRWLTALRTEQRAVVFFEAPHRLAATLADAAEVLGAERKAAVCRELTKQYEEVRRGGLGELAEWADEGVRGEITVVLAGAAADESAVTDVRALVPAVEERVAGGERLKEATAAVAASSGVSRKALYDAVLAERS; this is encoded by the coding sequence ATGCAGGTCGAATCGGGATCAGGGCGCTTGGTGCTGGCCGCTACGCCGCTGGGCGACTCCAGGGACGCCTCGCCGAGGCTGGTCGCCGCGCTCGCGGAATCCGAGGTGATCGCGGCCGAGGACACCAGGCGCACCAGATCGCTCGCGGCCGCCCTGGACGTGCAGCCCGCGGGCAAGGTCGTGAGCTTCTACGACGCCGTGGAGAACACCCGGCTGCCGATGCTGCTCGACGCGCTCCGCTCCGGTTCGACGGTGTTGCTGGTGACCGACGCGGGCATGCCCAGCGTGTCCGACCCCGGCTACCGGCTCGTCGCCGCCTGCGCCGCCGAGGGCATCACGGTGACCTGCCTGCCCGGCCCCTCCGCGGTGACCACCGCGCTGGCCGTCTCCGGGCTGCCGTGCGAGCGCTTCTGCTTCGAGGGGTTCCCGCCGCGCAAGACCGGCGATCGGCGGCGCTGGCTGACCGCGCTGCGCACCGAACAGCGGGCGGTGGTGTTCTTCGAGGCGCCGCACCGGCTCGCCGCGACCCTTGCCGACGCGGCGGAAGTGCTTGGCGCGGAACGGAAAGCCGCGGTGTGCCGCGAGCTGACCAAGCAGTACGAGGAGGTTCGCCGGGGCGGGCTCGGCGAGCTGGCCGAATGGGCCGACGAAGGCGTCCGCGGGGAGATCACCGTCGTGCTCGCCGGTGCCGCCGCGGACGAGTCAGCGGTGACCGACGTGCGCGCGCTCGTGCCCGCCGTCGAGGAGCGCGTCGCCGGGGGAGAACGGCTGAAGGAGGCGACCGCGGCTGTGGCCGCCTCCTCCGGGGTCAGCCGGAAGGCGCTCTACGACGCCGTTCTCGCCGAGCGGTCCTAG
- a CDS encoding TetR/AcrR family transcriptional regulator: MDRRQRYREQTRDEAKRIALEQLAESGPSGISVNAIAKRMGVTGPALYRYFANRDALLTDLIEDAYNDLADTVEGAVAATQRSGHATQMRALATAMREWAIAQPHRYLLLFGTPVPGYRAPMETLTAAHRSMTAVLATVGEDPEPASRRSALHRQIGAWGDKMQTGDLTPKQLHWGITVWTRLHGVISLEITNQFEMTGIDPELVFKAEVEALVVWGERG; the protein is encoded by the coding sequence GTGGACCGCAGGCAGCGCTACCGCGAACAGACGCGGGACGAGGCGAAGCGCATCGCGCTGGAGCAACTGGCCGAGTCGGGGCCGAGCGGGATCTCCGTCAACGCGATCGCCAAGCGCATGGGCGTCACCGGTCCCGCGCTCTACCGGTACTTCGCCAACCGGGACGCGCTGCTCACGGATCTGATCGAGGACGCCTACAACGACCTCGCCGACACGGTGGAAGGCGCGGTCGCGGCCACCCAGCGCTCGGGGCACGCCACGCAGATGCGCGCGCTGGCCACGGCGATGCGCGAATGGGCGATCGCGCAGCCGCACCGCTACCTGCTGCTCTTCGGCACGCCCGTGCCGGGCTACCGGGCGCCGATGGAAACGCTCACCGCCGCGCATCGCTCGATGACGGCGGTGCTGGCCACCGTCGGCGAGGACCCGGAGCCCGCGAGCCGGCGCTCCGCGCTGCACCGCCAGATCGGGGCGTGGGGCGACAAGATGCAGACCGGGGACCTGACGCCCAAGCAGCTGCACTGGGGGATCACGGTCTGGACCCGCCTGCACGGCGTGATCAGCCTGGAGATCACCAACCAGTTCGAGATGACCGGCATCGATCCCGAGCTGGTCTTCAAGGCCGAGGTGGAGGCGCTAGTCGTGTGGGGGGAGCGCGGCTAG
- a CDS encoding dolichyl-phosphate-mannose--protein mannosyltransferase, whose amino-acid sequence MSIATAPAAAEAGAGVEVQQEKPWQPFGPPPPADRLRGWTVALTLALIGGIVRFWNLGHPADKGTPVFDEKHYVPQAWQVLRNGGYEDNPGYELVVHPPLGKQLIAIGEWIFGYNGWGWRFSSAVFGTVCVLLIVRIARRLTRSTLLGAVAGVLLIADGVSHVSSRVGMLDIFLAVFVVGAFGCLLVDRDQVRARLTAAMTEGWVGNSPLGPRLGFRWWRFGAGVLLGLGCAVKWSGVWFIVAFGLLNVFWDVTARRSAGVRRPWLGTIARDLAPALWALAVIPPTVYFGTWWAWFASETGTDRWAASIKLTVDSFLPFLPDYLRGLLYFHNNVLGFHTNLHTPATPHPWESKPWTWPMGLRPMLYYYESGAAAPGCGRQDCVGAVMLIGTPAMWWLAFPMLGWAVWRTLSRLDWRYSAVLVGYGAAWVPWFFDIDRQMYFFYATAMAPFLVLGLTMALGEILGKARAGYERRRTGLLVLALYVGLVVANFAWLWPVLVGDSITPWRWNAELWLPSWR is encoded by the coding sequence ATGAGTATCGCGACGGCACCGGCGGCCGCGGAAGCCGGCGCTGGCGTCGAGGTGCAGCAGGAAAAGCCGTGGCAGCCGTTCGGCCCGCCACCACCGGCCGACCGGCTGCGCGGCTGGACGGTCGCGCTGACCCTGGCGCTGATCGGCGGCATCGTCCGGTTCTGGAACCTGGGCCATCCCGCGGACAAGGGCACACCGGTCTTCGACGAGAAGCACTACGTGCCGCAGGCGTGGCAGGTGCTGCGCAACGGCGGCTACGAGGACAACCCCGGCTACGAGCTGGTGGTGCACCCCCCGCTGGGCAAGCAGCTGATCGCCATCGGCGAGTGGATCTTCGGGTACAACGGCTGGGGCTGGCGGTTCAGCTCGGCCGTGTTCGGCACCGTCTGCGTGCTGCTGATCGTGCGGATCGCCCGCAGGCTGACCCGTTCCACGCTGCTCGGCGCGGTCGCCGGGGTCCTGCTGATCGCGGACGGCGTGAGCCACGTGTCCTCGCGCGTGGGGATGCTCGACATCTTCCTGGCCGTGTTCGTGGTCGGCGCCTTCGGCTGCCTGCTGGTCGACCGCGACCAGGTCCGCGCCCGGCTGACGGCGGCGATGACCGAGGGGTGGGTGGGCAACAGCCCGCTCGGCCCGCGGCTCGGCTTCCGCTGGTGGCGCTTCGGCGCGGGCGTGCTGCTCGGCCTCGGGTGCGCGGTGAAGTGGTCCGGCGTGTGGTTCATCGTCGCGTTCGGCCTGCTCAACGTGTTCTGGGATGTCACGGCGCGGCGCTCGGCCGGGGTGCGCAGGCCGTGGCTGGGCACCATCGCCAGGGACCTCGCCCCCGCGCTGTGGGCGCTGGCGGTCATCCCGCCGACGGTCTACTTCGGCACCTGGTGGGCGTGGTTCGCCAGCGAGACCGGCACCGACCGCTGGGCCGCCTCGATCAAGCTCACCGTGGACTCGTTCCTGCCGTTCCTGCCCGACTACCTGCGCGGGCTGCTCTACTTCCACAACAACGTGCTCGGGTTCCACACGAACCTGCACACCCCCGCGACCCCGCACCCGTGGGAGTCCAAGCCGTGGACCTGGCCGATGGGCCTGCGGCCGATGCTCTACTACTACGAGTCCGGCGCGGCGGCGCCCGGGTGCGGCCGCCAGGACTGCGTCGGCGCGGTCATGCTCATCGGGACGCCCGCGATGTGGTGGCTGGCGTTCCCGATGCTCGGCTGGGCCGTCTGGCGCACGCTGAGCAGGCTGGACTGGCGCTACTCCGCCGTGCTCGTCGGCTACGGGGCCGCCTGGGTGCCGTGGTTCTTCGACATCGACCGGCAGATGTACTTCTTCTACGCCACCGCGATGGCGCCGTTCCTGGTGCTCGGCCTGACCATGGCGCTCGGCGAGATCCTGGGCAAGGCCCGGGCGGGCTACGAACGACGGCGGACCGGGCTGCTCGTGCTCGCCCTCTACGTCGGCCTGGTGGTGGCGAACTTCGCCTGGCTGTGGCCGGTGCTGGTGGGCGACTCGATCACGCCGTGGCGGTGGAACGCGGAGCTGTGGCTGCCCTCCTGGCGGTGA
- a CDS encoding ABC transporter permease, translating to MRALIGCYPHLAVAGFHRYSTYRSAAVAALTTNTAFGLMRIAVLLSVLGSRRQVAGYDVGSIASYVWLGQGLLGVVILWGGHELADRVRSGDVAIDLARPWNLQFALLAEDYGRAGFAMLIRFAPPMLIGSLLFDLRWPQHDHTWALFALSVVLAVAMSFAIRFLLSLSAFWLLDARGVTAMYGLLGGILSGLAVPLAFFPDWAVDVLWWTPFPSLLQNTIDVFVERGSPLPPLTHQALWTVGLLVIGQLALRAAERKLVVQGG from the coding sequence GTGCGTGCGTTGATCGGGTGTTATCCACACCTCGCCGTCGCCGGATTCCACCGCTACTCCACCTACCGCTCGGCCGCCGTCGCGGCCCTGACCACCAACACCGCCTTCGGCCTCATGCGCATCGCGGTCCTGCTCAGCGTGCTCGGATCGCGCCGGCAGGTCGCGGGCTACGACGTCGGGAGCATCGCCAGCTACGTGTGGCTCGGGCAGGGCCTGCTCGGCGTCGTCATCCTCTGGGGCGGGCACGAACTGGCCGACCGCGTGCGCAGCGGCGACGTCGCCATCGACCTCGCCCGCCCCTGGAACCTGCAGTTCGCCCTGCTCGCCGAGGACTACGGGCGGGCCGGCTTCGCGATGCTGATCAGGTTCGCCCCGCCGATGCTGATCGGCTCGCTGCTGTTCGACCTCCGCTGGCCACAACACGATCACACGTGGGCGTTGTTCGCGCTGAGCGTCGTCCTCGCCGTCGCGATGAGCTTCGCGATCCGGTTCCTCCTCAGCCTCAGCGCGTTCTGGCTGCTCGACGCCCGCGGCGTGACCGCGATGTACGGGCTGCTCGGCGGTATCCTCTCGGGGCTGGCCGTGCCGCTGGCGTTCTTCCCCGACTGGGCCGTCGATGTCCTGTGGTGGACGCCGTTCCCCTCACTGCTGCAGAACACGATCGACGTGTTCGTGGAACGGGGCAGCCCGCTGCCGCCGCTCACCCACCAGGCGCTGTGGACGGTCGGACTGCTCGTCATCGGCCAGCTCGCGCTGCGCGCCGCCGAGCGGAAGCTGGTGGTGCAGGGTGGCTGA
- a CDS encoding ABC transporter ATP-binding protein, translated as MSALIVADRLRRSFTVSHRAGFLRRRRTEVVAVDAVSFTVDRGEAVGYVGPNGAGKSTTIKMLTGILTPSAGGATVCGLDPAKQRRALAARIGVVFGQRSQLWWDLPLSESFELLRSIYRVPKDDYRERLEECVELLELTPFLATPVRQLSLGQRMRGEVTAALLHDPELLVLDEPTIGLDLESKERLRAFLADLNQRGTTLLLTTHDLDDIERLCGRLMVIDHGRVLADGPLGELRAEVVTERTLVVDLTEPHPPLTGLPGVREVRTELDGLRQHLVFGRSDTTAAALISALVDRVAVHDVTVAEPEIEELIRRLYKRSSSPDAMTDL; from the coding sequence ATGAGCGCGCTCATCGTGGCGGACCGGCTCCGCCGCAGCTTCACCGTCTCCCACCGCGCCGGTTTCCTGCGCAGGCGCCGCACCGAAGTGGTCGCGGTCGACGCGGTGAGCTTCACCGTGGACCGGGGCGAGGCGGTCGGCTACGTCGGCCCCAACGGCGCGGGCAAGTCCACGACGATCAAGATGCTGACCGGGATCCTGACACCGTCCGCCGGCGGCGCCACGGTCTGCGGGCTCGACCCGGCGAAACAGCGGCGAGCACTGGCCGCGCGCATCGGCGTGGTGTTCGGCCAGCGCAGCCAGCTGTGGTGGGACCTGCCGCTCTCCGAGAGCTTCGAGCTGCTGCGCTCCATCTACCGCGTGCCGAAGGACGACTACCGCGAGCGGCTGGAGGAGTGCGTCGAACTGCTGGAGCTGACGCCGTTCCTGGCAACGCCGGTGCGACAGCTCTCCCTCGGTCAGCGCATGCGCGGCGAGGTCACCGCGGCGCTGCTGCACGATCCCGAACTGCTGGTGCTGGACGAGCCGACGATCGGGCTGGACCTGGAGTCCAAGGAACGGCTGCGCGCATTCCTCGCCGACCTCAACCAGCGCGGGACCACGCTGCTGCTGACCACGCACGACCTCGACGACATCGAGCGGCTGTGCGGGCGGCTGATGGTGATCGACCACGGGCGCGTGCTCGCCGACGGCCCGCTCGGCGAACTGCGCGCCGAGGTCGTCACCGAGCGGACGCTGGTCGTGGACCTCACCGAACCGCATCCGCCGCTGACCGGGCTCCCGGGCGTCCGCGAGGTGCGCACCGAACTCGACGGGCTCCGTCAACACCTGGTCTTCGGCCGTTCGGACACCACCGCCGCGGCGCTGATCTCGGCGCTCGTCGATCGGGTCGCCGTGCACGACGTCACGGTCGCCGAGCCGGAGATCGAGGAGTTGATCAGACGCCTGTACAAACGTTCAAGCAGTCCTGACGCTATGACCGATTTGTGA
- a CDS encoding ABC transporter permease yields the protein MADRVYLGILGSRFRAQLSYRASFVLDFVAQMVGQASELVVILVLFGRAEEMGGFAVHEVLIMYGIAGVGFGLADLVVGQLDELPRMIRTGQLDVMLMRPLSTLAQVATGDIQLRRVGRIVAALAVLVTVLSTSDIQWTAPKLLLACTAPLVGAVLFGSIWVVACSVCFWIVDGRELANTVTYGSNMFTSYPITVYPPWLRRVLAFVIPGAFVAYYPALALLDRPDPLGAPAFLGWCSPLVAVAAVAVAGLAWRFAVRHYQGTGS from the coding sequence GTGGCTGACCGGGTCTACCTCGGCATCCTGGGTTCGCGGTTCCGCGCCCAGCTCTCCTACCGCGCGTCGTTCGTGCTCGACTTCGTCGCGCAGATGGTCGGGCAGGCGAGCGAGCTCGTCGTCATCCTCGTGCTCTTCGGGCGCGCCGAGGAGATGGGCGGCTTCGCCGTGCACGAGGTGCTGATCATGTACGGCATCGCGGGTGTCGGTTTCGGCCTGGCCGACCTGGTCGTCGGTCAGCTCGACGAGCTGCCGCGGATGATCAGGACCGGCCAGCTGGACGTGATGCTGATGCGGCCGCTGAGCACCCTCGCGCAGGTCGCCACCGGCGACATCCAGCTGCGCCGGGTGGGCCGGATCGTCGCGGCGCTGGCCGTCCTCGTCACCGTTCTGTCCACTTCGGACATCCAGTGGACCGCGCCCAAACTGCTGCTCGCCTGCACCGCCCCGCTGGTCGGCGCGGTGCTCTTCGGGTCGATCTGGGTGGTCGCGTGCTCGGTCTGCTTCTGGATCGTCGACGGACGCGAGCTGGCCAACACGGTCACCTACGGCAGCAACATGTTCACCTCCTACCCGATCACCGTCTACCCGCCGTGGCTGCGGCGGGTGCTGGCCTTCGTCATCCCGGGCGCGTTCGTCGCCTACTACCCCGCCCTCGCCCTGCTGGACCGGCCCGATCCCCTTGGCGCACCGGCATTCCTCGGCTGGTGCTCACCACTGGTCGCGGTCGCGGCCGTCGCCGTGGCCGGGCTCGCCTGGCGCTTCGCCGTCCGCCACTACCAAGGAACAGGATCATGA
- a CDS encoding medium chain dehydrogenase/reductase family protein translates to MEIVLTGKGGPEMLRITEGAKPRPGKGQLLVRTEASGVSFAEVQMLRGRYPLQPKFPFVPGYDLVGRVVDGEGLPAGQRVVALTRTGAWRDEVVIPAKIAVPISEDVDPGVAAAVAMNGVTAWEMLHVTAKVRAGQTVLVHGAAGGVGSLLVQLARLAGARVIGTASAGKHDLLRSLGAEPVDYRKGDVVAQVRALAPNGVDAVFDHVGGKSLDDSWSLLAPGGVLANYGSAGTLRDTGHPLRPYVGTLRRMAWWQLRRLVGLTGRRRASMYYVKPGAGFTKALTEVLRLVAAGSLTPHIDRRMPLTDAVKALTLLSTGQATGKIVLEA, encoded by the coding sequence ATGGAGATCGTGCTCACCGGCAAGGGCGGCCCGGAGATGCTGCGCATCACGGAGGGGGCGAAGCCGCGGCCGGGCAAGGGACAGCTCCTGGTGCGCACCGAGGCCAGCGGCGTGAGCTTCGCCGAGGTGCAGATGCTGCGCGGCCGCTACCCGCTGCAGCCGAAGTTCCCGTTCGTCCCCGGCTACGACCTGGTGGGCCGCGTGGTCGACGGCGAGGGCCTGCCGGCAGGCCAGCGAGTGGTGGCCCTGACGAGAACCGGTGCCTGGCGGGACGAGGTGGTGATCCCGGCCAAGATCGCTGTCCCGATCTCCGAGGACGTCGACCCCGGCGTGGCCGCCGCCGTCGCGATGAACGGTGTGACCGCGTGGGAGATGCTGCACGTGACCGCCAAGGTCCGCGCGGGCCAGACGGTGCTCGTACACGGAGCCGCGGGCGGCGTCGGCAGCCTCCTCGTCCAACTGGCCCGCCTCGCGGGTGCTCGCGTCATCGGCACGGCTTCGGCGGGCAAGCACGACCTGCTGCGCTCGCTCGGCGCCGAGCCCGTCGACTACCGCAAGGGCGATGTCGTCGCCCAGGTGCGCGCCCTCGCTCCGAACGGCGTGGACGCGGTCTTCGACCACGTGGGCGGCAAGAGCCTCGACGACTCGTGGAGTCTGCTCGCCCCAGGCGGTGTGCTGGCCAACTACGGCTCCGCGGGGACTTTGCGCGACACCGGGCACCCGCTGCGGCCCTACGTGGGGACTCTGCGCCGCATGGCGTGGTGGCAGCTCCGCAGGCTGGTCGGATTGACCGGCCGCCGCCGCGCGTCGATGTACTACGTGAAGCCCGGCGCGGGCTTCACGAAGGCGCTGACGGAGGTGCTGCGCCTCGTCGCCGCGGGCTCGCTGACCCCGCACATCGACCGCCGCATGCCCTTGACGGATGCCGTCAAGGCGCTGACGCTGCTCAGCACCGGCCAGGCCACCGGCAAGATCGTCCTCGAAGCCTGA